A window of Calonectris borealis unplaced genomic scaffold, bCalBor7.hap1.2 HAP1_SCAFFOLD_133, whole genome shotgun sequence contains these coding sequences:
- the TRAPPC5 gene encoding trafficking protein particle complex subunit 5, whose amino-acid sequence MDARFTRGKSPLLERALARPRGEVSLSAFALLFSELVQYCQNRVYSVAELQAKLARLGHQVGLRVLDALVAREKSGRRETKVLNVLLFVKGPVWRALFGKEADKLEQANDDDKTYYVIEKEPLVNTFISVPKENSTLNCAAFTAGLVEAVLAASGFPAKVSAHWHKGTTLMIKFEEAVIARDKSLEGR is encoded by the coding sequence atggacGCCCGTTTCACCCGGGGCAAGTCCCCGCTGCTGGAGCGGGCGCTGGCCCGCCCGCGGGGGGAGGTGAGCCTCAGCGCCTTCGCCCTCCTCTTCTCCGAGCTGGTCCAGTACTGCCAGAACCGCGTCTACTCGGTGGCCGAGCTGCAAGCCAAGCTGGCCCGCCTGGGCCACCAAGTGGGCCTTCGCGTCCTGGATGCTTTGGTGGCCCGGGAGAAGAGCGGGCGACGAGAGACGAAGGTCCTCAACGTCCTCCTCTTCGTCAAAGGCCCGGTTTGGCGCGCGCTCTTCGGCAAAGAGGCCGACAAGCTGGAACAGGCCAACGACGACGACAAGACCTACTACGTCATCGAGAAGGAGCCCTTGGTCAACACCTTCATCTCGGTGCCCAAGGAGAACAGCACCCTCAACTGCGCCGCCTTCACCGCCGGCCTGGTGGAGGCCGTCCTGGCCGCCAGCGGTTTCCCGGCCAAGGTCAGCGCCCATTGGCACAAGGGCACCACCCTCATGATCAAGTTCGAGGAGGCCGTCATCGCCCGGGACAAGAGCCTGGAGGGGCGTTGA